In the Peromyscus maniculatus bairdii isolate BWxNUB_F1_BW_parent chromosome 20, HU_Pman_BW_mat_3.1, whole genome shotgun sequence genome, one interval contains:
- the Tymp gene encoding thymidine phosphorylase isoform X2, translated as MAAPGIPPPLTPEAAGTVSGGGSREPKQLPELICLKRDGGHLSEADIRDFVHAVMDGSAQDTQIGAMLMAIRLQGMDLEETSVLTQALAESGQQLEWPKAWHQQLVDKHSTGGVGDKVSLVLAPALAACGCKVPMISGRGLGHTGGTLDKLESIPGFNVTQSPEQILLLLEEVGCCIVGQSEKLVPADGILYAARDVTATVDSVPLITASILSKKVVEGLSTLVVDVKFGGAAVFPDQEQARELAKTLVSAGMGLGLRVAAALTAMDDPLGRSVGHTLEVEEALLCLDGAGPPDLRDLVIRLGGAILWLSGQAETQDQGAARVAAALDDGSALRRFQLMLSAQGVDPGLARALCSGSPTQRRQLLPHAREQEELLAPADGTVEHVLALPLARVLHELGAGRSRAGQPIRPGVGAELLVDVGQWLHRGTPWLRVHLDGPALSGQQRRALQGALVLSDRAPFKAASPFAELVLPPTIAQP; from the exons ATGGCAGCTCCAGGGATACCACCTCCCTTAACCCCAGAGGCAGCTGGGACCGTCTCCGGGGGAGGGAGTAGGGAACCCAAGCAACTGCCTGAGCTGATCTGCCTGAAACGAGATGGAGGCCATCTGAGTGAGGCAGACATCAGGGACTTCGTGCATGCAGTGATGGATGGCAGTGCACAGGACACACAAATCG GGGCCATGCTGATGGCCATTCGGCTGCAGGGCATGGACCTAGAGGAGACCTCTGTGCTGACTCAGGCCCTGGCAGAGTCTGGGCAGCAACTGGAGTGGCCCAAGGCCTGGCACCAGCAGCTTGTGGATAAACACTCCACAGGAGGTGTGGGCgacaaggtcagcctggttctGGCACCTGCCCTGGCTGCATGTGGCTGCAAG GTGCCAATGATCAGCGGACGTGGTCTGGGGCACACAGGGGGCACACTGGACAAGCTGGAGTCTATTCCTGGGTTCAATGTCACCCAGAGCCCAGAGCAG ATACTGCtcttactggaggaagtgggctGCTGTATTGTTGGCCAGAGTGAGAAGCTGGTCCCTGCTGATGGAATCCTGTATGCTGCCCGAGACGTGACAGCTACTGTGGACAGCGTGCCACTCATTACAG CATCAATCCTCAGTAAGAAGGTCGTGGAGGGACTATCCACTCTGGTGGTAGATGTTAAGTTTGGGGGGGCTGCAGTCTTCCCAGACCAGGAGCAGGCCCGAGAGCTGGCAAAGACGTTG GTTAGCGCAGGAATGGGCCTGGGGCTGCGGGTCGCAGCAGCCCTGACCGCCATGGATGACCCTCTGGGCCGCAGCGTGGGTCATACCCTGGAAGTGGAAGAAGCATTGCTTTGTCTGGATGGTGCGGGGCCGCCGGACCTACGGGACCTGGTCATTAGGCTAG GGGGCGCCATCCTTTGGCTTAGCGGACAGGCGGAAACCCAGGACCAGGGCGCCGCCCGAGTGGCCGCGGCGTTGGATGACGGCTCTGCGCTGCGCCGCTTCCAGCTGATGCTTTCGGCGCAGGGCGTGGACCCCGGCCTAGCCAGAGCCCTGTGCTCCGGGAGCCCCACGCAACGCCGCCAGCTGCTGCCCCACGCCAGAGAACAAGAGGAGCTGCTCGCACCGGCAGACG GCACCGTGGAGCACGTCCTGGCGTTGCCGCTGGCCCGTGTGCTTCACGAGCTCGGGGCCGGACGCAGCCGAGCGGGGCAGCCGATCAGGCCGGGAGTGGGTGCTGAGCTGCTGGTCGACGTGGGTCAGTGGCTGCACCGCG GTACACCCTGGCTCCGCGTACACCTGGACGGCCCCGCGCTCAGCGGCCAGCAGCGCCGCGCTCTACAGGGGGCGCTCGTGCTGTCGGACCGCGCACCCTTCAAGGCCGCTTCGCCCTTCGCTGAACTAGTCCTCCCCCCGACCATCGCACAGCCCTAA
- the Tymp gene encoding thymidine phosphorylase isoform X1: MPGRDPARSRKLAEAMAAPGIPPPLTPEAAGTVSGGGSREPKQLPELICLKRDGGHLSEADIRDFVHAVMDGSAQDTQIGAMLMAIRLQGMDLEETSVLTQALAESGQQLEWPKAWHQQLVDKHSTGGVGDKVSLVLAPALAACGCKVPMISGRGLGHTGGTLDKLESIPGFNVTQSPEQILLLLEEVGCCIVGQSEKLVPADGILYAARDVTATVDSVPLITASILSKKVVEGLSTLVVDVKFGGAAVFPDQEQARELAKTLVSAGMGLGLRVAAALTAMDDPLGRSVGHTLEVEEALLCLDGAGPPDLRDLVIRLGGAILWLSGQAETQDQGAARVAAALDDGSALRRFQLMLSAQGVDPGLARALCSGSPTQRRQLLPHAREQEELLAPADGTVEHVLALPLARVLHELGAGRSRAGQPIRPGVGAELLVDVGQWLHRGTPWLRVHLDGPALSGQQRRALQGALVLSDRAPFKAASPFAELVLPPTIAQP; the protein is encoded by the exons ATGCCAGGTCGGGACCCGGCCAGATCCAGAAAACTG GCTGAAGCAATGGCAGCTCCAGGGATACCACCTCCCTTAACCCCAGAGGCAGCTGGGACCGTCTCCGGGGGAGGGAGTAGGGAACCCAAGCAACTGCCTGAGCTGATCTGCCTGAAACGAGATGGAGGCCATCTGAGTGAGGCAGACATCAGGGACTTCGTGCATGCAGTGATGGATGGCAGTGCACAGGACACACAAATCG GGGCCATGCTGATGGCCATTCGGCTGCAGGGCATGGACCTAGAGGAGACCTCTGTGCTGACTCAGGCCCTGGCAGAGTCTGGGCAGCAACTGGAGTGGCCCAAGGCCTGGCACCAGCAGCTTGTGGATAAACACTCCACAGGAGGTGTGGGCgacaaggtcagcctggttctGGCACCTGCCCTGGCTGCATGTGGCTGCAAG GTGCCAATGATCAGCGGACGTGGTCTGGGGCACACAGGGGGCACACTGGACAAGCTGGAGTCTATTCCTGGGTTCAATGTCACCCAGAGCCCAGAGCAG ATACTGCtcttactggaggaagtgggctGCTGTATTGTTGGCCAGAGTGAGAAGCTGGTCCCTGCTGATGGAATCCTGTATGCTGCCCGAGACGTGACAGCTACTGTGGACAGCGTGCCACTCATTACAG CATCAATCCTCAGTAAGAAGGTCGTGGAGGGACTATCCACTCTGGTGGTAGATGTTAAGTTTGGGGGGGCTGCAGTCTTCCCAGACCAGGAGCAGGCCCGAGAGCTGGCAAAGACGTTG GTTAGCGCAGGAATGGGCCTGGGGCTGCGGGTCGCAGCAGCCCTGACCGCCATGGATGACCCTCTGGGCCGCAGCGTGGGTCATACCCTGGAAGTGGAAGAAGCATTGCTTTGTCTGGATGGTGCGGGGCCGCCGGACCTACGGGACCTGGTCATTAGGCTAG GGGGCGCCATCCTTTGGCTTAGCGGACAGGCGGAAACCCAGGACCAGGGCGCCGCCCGAGTGGCCGCGGCGTTGGATGACGGCTCTGCGCTGCGCCGCTTCCAGCTGATGCTTTCGGCGCAGGGCGTGGACCCCGGCCTAGCCAGAGCCCTGTGCTCCGGGAGCCCCACGCAACGCCGCCAGCTGCTGCCCCACGCCAGAGAACAAGAGGAGCTGCTCGCACCGGCAGACG GCACCGTGGAGCACGTCCTGGCGTTGCCGCTGGCCCGTGTGCTTCACGAGCTCGGGGCCGGACGCAGCCGAGCGGGGCAGCCGATCAGGCCGGGAGTGGGTGCTGAGCTGCTGGTCGACGTGGGTCAGTGGCTGCACCGCG GTACACCCTGGCTCCGCGTACACCTGGACGGCCCCGCGCTCAGCGGCCAGCAGCGCCGCGCTCTACAGGGGGCGCTCGTGCTGTCGGACCGCGCACCCTTCAAGGCCGCTTCGCCCTTCGCTGAACTAGTCCTCCCCCCGACCATCGCACAGCCCTAA